DNA sequence from the Methanofollis formosanus genome:
CCGGCGGCGGAGGCGGCACTCGGCGGCGAATCGGACGACCTTGTCGGCACGCCGGTCCTCTCCTTCGTGATGCAGGAGTTCAGGGAGAGATTCAAGGAGGTCGTTGCAGACGGACATTCCAGGAAAAAATCCATTCCCCGTGAGATCATGCTCAGGACCCTGGACGGGACGCACCTGCCGGTCACGATCAGGGCGGCGCCGATCACGTACCTGGACGAGGACGCCGTGCTCCTCGTCCTGACCGACATCACCGAACGGCTGGTCCTCGAGAAAGAACTGGAATACCACGCCGCCGAACTCAAACGGTTCTCCGAGTCGCTTGCCAGGATCAATGACAAACTCACGATCATGGGGAACATCACCCGCCACGACATCCTCAATCAGCTCACCGTCCTCCTCGCCCACCTCGAGATCGCCGAGGAAGAGGAGGCCAACGACCCCGCCTCCCTCCATCATCTCAGGCTGATCCACCAGGCCGCGACCAACATCCAGGAACAGATCGAGTTCACCCGCGACTACCAGGACATCGGGATCAGGGAGCCGCAGTGGTGTCGCGTGGAACGAAACATCGCCAGACTGAGACCCCGTACCCTCACGATCCACTCCGAGATCAGGGGGGTGGAGGTCTACGCCGACCCGCTCTTTGAAAGGGTCTTCTTCAACCTCCTCGACAATGCCGAACGACACAGCGACGGGGCCAGCAGGGTCAGGATCTCGTGCCGGGAAGAAGAGCACGGCCTGGTGATCCTGTGGGAGGACGACGGCACCGGGGTCAGGGACGAGAAGAAGGAGATGATCTTTCGGCGGGGCTACGGCAACAACACCGGCCTCGGTCTCTTCCTCTGCAGGGAGATTCTCCAGATCACCGGGATCGAGATGAGGGAGACCGGTGAATACGGGACCGGCGCACGCTTCGAGATCCTGGTCCCAAAAGAGGGGTACCACAGGATGCAGGAGCCGGCAGGCGCCCTGCATCCGCTGACCCGCACCTGAACCCGTCACCCCCGACGGTTCAGGACCATCAGCCGCGGCTCGGTCATCTCCTCGATCACGTACCGCGGTCCCTCCCTGCCCATGCCCGAGGCCTTCACCCCGCCGTAGGGCATGGCGTCGGCCCTGAAGGTCGGGATGTCGTTGACGATCAGGCCGCCGACCTCGCACTCGTCAAAAGCATGAAACGCCCGGTCGAGACGGTTGGTGAAGACCCCCGCCTGGAGGCCGAAGGGAGAGTCGTTCACCATCGCAAGGGCGGCCTCGAAGTCGTCGAAGGGGGTGACGGTGATCACCGGCGCAAACATCTCGGTGGCGTTCACCCGCATCGTCTGGAGGGTGTCGGCGAGAATGGTGGGTGCAAAGAGGGTGCCGTCCCGCCCACCGCCGGCGAGGACGGTCGCCCCGTCGAAGACCGCTTCTTTCACCTTTTCTTCGGCCGCGGCGGCGGCCTCTTCCGAGATCATCGGGCCTACATCGACCGCCGGGTCTCTCGGGTCGCCGGCCCTGAGCGCGCCGGTCCGCTCCAGGACCATCTCCAGACATTCCCTGTACACCGCACGGTGGAGAAACACCCGCTGGACCGAGATGCAGACCTGCCCGGCGCCTGAAAACCCGCCCTGCACGATCCGCTCGGCGGCATAGGTGAGGTCGGCGTCCTCGTCCACGATCACCGCGGCGTTCCCGCCGAGTTCGAGGCCGACCCGTTTTCGCCCGGCGATCTCGCGGAGGTGCCAGCCGACGGCCGGGCTGCCGGTGAAGGAGAGGTAGGCGATCCGGCCGTCCCGCACCAGCCACTCGGCGAGGTCGGGGGTGCACGGGAGGACCGAGACAGCCTCCTCGGGGTACCCGGCCTCGACGAGGAGGTCGCCCAGCACCAGGCCGGAGAGCGGGGTCTTTGAGGAGGGTTTGAGGATCACGGCGTTCCCCGCGGCGACCGCCGGCCCGATCTTGTGGCAGGCGAGGTTGAAGGGGAAGTTGAAGGGCGTGATCGCGAGCACCGTGCCCAGGGGGACGCGGCGGAGATACCCGGTTCTCCCTCCCGTCGCCGGGGTGAGGTCGAGGGGGATCACCTCCCCGTAGATCCGCCCGGCCTCCTCGGCAGAGAGAAGGACCGTCTCGACGGCGCGCTCCACCTCGGCCCTGGCCAGGGCGGCCGTCTTCCCGGCCTCCTGCGTGATCGTCCCGGCGATCTCCTCTTTTCGGTCGTCGATCAGAGCGGCAAATCGTTTGAGCACGCGGATCCGCTCATGTGTCGGAAGCCGCCGGGTACGGCCGAAGCCGTGCTGCGCCGCACGGACGGCGTCCTCCAGGTCGGTCGGACCGGCAAGGCAGACGGTGCCGACGAGGGAGTCGTCGTACGGAAAACGGACGTCAAGGATTTTTTCACTCCGCCGCCGCTCCCCGCCGACAAGAAAGGGTCGAGGCTCTTTCATGAGAGAGGATCAGTACGGACCCGGATATGGAGGTTTCGGCGGGCAGGTGAAGAGAAGAAAAGAAGGTGTGGTATCGTGCCCAGCAGAGTCACTGGCGGGCCAGGAGACGGCGGTACGTTGTGTCACAGACGTGGTTGCCAACGCATGACCTGTTTCGACGGTTATCCCCGGACTGGAACTGCCAGAAGGTGCCGTCGTCAGCACAGGGACAATCTGCAGCGGGACGAGTGCCCATACCCACATTCCCGCCGATGGCAGGCTGCCGGCAGCCTCGGTGCCCCCCGGCACCAGGCCATGCCCCAGCCGGCACAATAGCCACCAGGGAAATGCAGAAGAGGGCGAATGCCCGGATCCGCGTTTTCGGGTGCATGGTTCTCCTTCCTCCTGCCAGATCTCCTGCCAGGCGACTCCATGAGAGAATCTCTCCGCGAGGTTATAAAAAAAAAGATCCGCCAGGTTCATACTCTGAACCGGGAAGTTCAGCATTCTACCGCACCGAGCGCGTCAAGGAACTCCTCTGCCGACCCGAACCGGCCGGCCGGCTCCTTTTCCAGGCACCGCAGGACGATCGGATCGAAGGGGGCGAGCGCCGGGTCGACGGCCGAAGGCGGGCGCGGCCGGACGCTGAGGACGGCGGCAGAGTATGCGCCCGGTCCGTCGTCGTCGAAGGGCAGCGTCCCGGTGAGGAGTTCGTAGAAGACGACGCCGAGCTGGTAGAGATCGGTCCGCTCGTCGGGACGGCCGAAACGGGCCGGGGAGAGTTGTTCGGGCGCGGCGTAATGGAGCGAATAGCCCGGCGCCACGGTCTCGTCTCCCTCGCCGAGCACCTTGCCGAGCCCCCAGTCGGCGATCTTCGGGGTGCCGTCGTCGGCGAGGAGAATGTTGCCGGGTTTGAGGTCGCGGTGGACGACGCCGCGGCCGTGGGCGTACGCGAGGCCGGCCGCGATTCCCCCGACGATCCCGACAGACTCGGCCGGGCCGAGCGGGGTCTTCAGGTCCTTGAGGGTGCGGCCCAGGTACTCGGTCTCCACGTACGGGACCGGGAGGACGTTGACGGCATAGACTTCGACGATGTTCGGGTGGACCAGGTCCTGCCAGATACTGATCTCCCGGAGAAAACACCGGCCCGTCGCCTCGTCCTGACGGAGCGGAACCTTCACCGCCACGGTCAGGTCGTCGGCGCGGCGGACCGCCCTGAAGACCTGGGCGGTGCCCCCGCTCCCGGCCGGCGCGACTTCTGCGTACTTCTCCGTCAGCGCCGGCGGGAACCCGGACTGAGTCCATTCCGCATCTGCGTGCGGCGGGACGACGACCGTCACGTCTTCGTCCGCGGGGGGTGGGGGATTTCCTCGCCGACGCGTATACACAAGACCGCCGAGGGCACCGGCGGAGACAACGAGCGCGGCCGCCGCCAGGCCCGAAAGAGGAGAGGGTGTTTCTTCGGGTGCGGGTGTCGAGGACGGTCTCTCTGAGGTCTCCGGCGGCACGGGATCCGGTGTCGGTGCCGCGGTGGCGGGGGCGGGAGTGGTCGGGTCAGGCGTCGGGACGTCCGTGGTAGGTGCGGTGGTGGGTGCGGTGGTGGGTGCGGGCGTGGGTGCGGGCGTGGGAATTTCAGTGGTAGGCTCGGGGGTAGGCTCGGGGGTGGGTTCGGGCGTCGGATCCGGGGCGGGATCGTCAGGTTCGGGCACCGCCTTCTGCTGGCCCGGGGCATGTGCCAGACCCGGAGGAGTGTCCTGGCCCTGACCGCGGTCGGTTTTGTCCTTCGCGGCATGGTCGGGCACCGCCTGCGCGGGGACCACCAGGACCATAAAGAGGAAGAGGAGGACGATTACGGTCCGCCACCGCCTCCAGGCACCGCCGTACATAGACCGCATTGGACATCCCTCCATATCAAGCCAGACGGTCGTCCGTCAGCCCGGAAGGCGGGAGGGTGAAGAGGAGACGGGCCCCCTGCGGACCGCGGGCCAGGTCGATGATGTCACCGTCCTCGAGGAGACGGTGTTCGTGCCGCCTGAGCGGGACGGCGTTCACCTGCGTACCGCCGGTGCTCCCGCAGTCCTCGACCTGCCAGGCGCCGCCGGCCATCGCCAGGCGGCAGTGGGGGCGGGAGACGCGGGTGACCGCGGTATAGGCCGGAGAGAGTGCGATCGCCTCGGACCCGGCAGCGGCACCGCCAGCGTCCTCCCTCCCGACGGCATACCGGCGTCCCTCGAGAGGGAAGACCGTCCCGTCGTCGGGCCCGCCGACCACCAGAAGAAGAGGCGTCCCGCCGAAGAACGTCGACGAGACCTGGTCTCGCATCTCCCTCAACCTGAGCGAGACCCCGTGCGCGTCCGCGGCGATCCCGAGGTTCCCGAAGAGGGCGAGGTTCTGGACCACCCGTTCGAGGCCGCCCGGGACCAGCGTATATTTCCAGACCGGGTGCACCCCGGTCGCCGTCTCGCCCGAGAGCCCGGCCTCTTTGGTGACCAGGCCGGCAAGAAGAAGACGGTCAAGATGCTTTCTGGTATTCTCGTAACTCGTCCCGACCGCACGGGAGATCGACCTGGCGTCCTTCGACCCCCCGGCGACCAGTTGCAGGATCCGCAGGCGGACCGGGTTGCCCAGGACGTCGAGGTAATCGGAGAGTTCCTCGAGGAAGTCGGGATCGGCGCCTGACAGAAGGGTGCGGTCGCTCTCCGTCATGAAGGAATATGGGGGGGCATGATAGATAACCCGCATGGTTCTGTGACTCCGGCGGCGAGAAGGTGAGAACGCCTTCAGAGCCGGGACGTGCCCTGTTCCGGTTCTGTAGAATCAGAGATGAGTCGAGAACACGCCTCAAGCATACGGGATGAAAATTTCTCGTCGTTTGATCTCTCCATTTTAAGGCAGGAGAACGGGTGAAGACCTCAATCCATCGCCCCCCTCGCCTATCTCCGTCGTGGAGGGTCCGGGGGTGAAACCCCCGGCGCGAGAGAACGGTGAATATTCTCAATAGGGGCGGCACGCCGGATCGGTCTGCCACCCATCGTCTATCTTCTGCGAGGGTAATGCCGCAACGATCCGGGACAACCTCTGAGAGAACTCCTCAGCCCATATTGCAGGTGCTCTTCTCCTCCTCCAGCCACCCGGCCAGCGAGCGCTGGACATATCTCGCGAGGGGGATGTTCGACCCGAACACTCCAATGCGTTCGGAACCCGTCCCCCCGATATGGATGAAATCTTTCTCGTCGACAAAGATGACGCACTCCATGCTGACCCCGTCGGTTATCATGTGCTGATCGTCGAGCAAACCGGCAACAATACCGCTGGCCGCATAGATCGGGAGATCGATCCCGGCATAGGCACGAGCGTCGCGGACGATGATCGCAAGATCGATCCGCCGGTCGAGTGCCCTGAGGGCCCTGAGGTGCTGCTGCAAGAACACGGGGGTATGACAGAGGATGGTCATCCGATCCTTCGTCTTCCTGAAGAGTGAATTGAGATGATTCTCGATCGCCCACTCGCTCTTCAGCAGGATCACCGGTTCGGGGGAACGGTGCTGAGGGAAGGAAACCGCATGGATCGCCTCGCGCGTCTCCTCCAGGGAGCGGATCGAGTCTTCTTTCAGGCGGTCGATCACCTGATCGGGGTCGAGAAGATAGAACGAGGTGGGCGTACCCTCGATCACGCCGATGAAACCCCGGCGCACAAGGTCGTGGAGGATCTCGTAGATCCGCCCACGCGGCACCGCGCTCACCTCATGGATGTCCCGTGCGGTGGCCTTTCTGAGACCGACGAGGGCGGCATAGATCTTCGCTTCATACTCGTTGAGCCCGAGGTTGCGGAGCAGGGGGACGATCTCATCTGCCATTGCTCCTCTGTTGGGTTGCAACAGGGGTAATGATTATCGATGAGGACGGGACCACGCGGCAGAACGGGAGGTAGGAGGTGCGGATCCAGCCAGATCCGGCCCCGATGCGCCGCCCAGAACAGGAAACGACGGCGCGCCGACGCCACGCGGAGATCACGGAGAGACGGCGAGGCCAATTTCAACCACATTCTGCCGTTTTTTTACCTGAAACTTCACCGAGTTGCACCAACACTATATGATAGAATTGCCGAAGGGTGTGAGGAAAGATGGCATGAACCCTCCGCATATCATGGACCAGGAGCACAAAGCGATCGCACACTCACCTCGATCCACTTCTCCGGATCATGGGGATCCGGGACCTGAAGAGGCGGCCACATCACGGATCTGGGGTGAAGCCGGGTTTCTGCCTCCGCCAGTCTGCCGGGACGCAGTGGAACTCCTTCATCTTCTCGCGATGGAGGACGAGACAGCAGAAGGGGACGGCATCGCCCTCATCATCGGAATGACCATGCAGGCCCTGAGACTCTCGAGGAGCAGGTTTCATATCACCGACCTTCACAAACTTGAGGAGATCGCTCTCGAATACGGCGTAGCGGTTGCAGGGAGAGATGCCGACGCGATCGCCCGTGACGTGACCGAGATGATCATCGCCGACTACGCCCAGACACCCAACACACCGATGGAAACACCATGAAACGACTTTACGCCCTCCTTGCAGGGGCCATCAACACCAGGCCGTATGTCGTTCTCGGGATCGCCGCGGCGATCTTCATGTTCGCCCTCTTCGGCCTCTCGATGGTGGGCATGGAGACCGGGGACGACACGTACATCGACAAGACCACCCCCCGAGGCGCCACGCTCGCCCATTATGTCGACACCTACGGTTCGGACGCCATCATGCTCATCTTCGAGAGCGACGACGTCACCGACCCTGAGGTGCTCGCGTACATCGATAGTCTCGAAGACGACATCAGAAACGAGCAGTATGTCGATCAGGTCTCGGGCATACCCGACCTGATGAAACAGGCGAACGGGGGCGGCATGCCCGTCTCGAAGGGCGAGGTGAACGCCGTCCTGGCGCAGGCGCCGCCGGGCACCCTCGACCGCTACCTCCCCTCCAGGCTCATGACCATCGTCGGCATCACCATCCAGCCCGGTGTTGCCAGCAGCGTCCAGGAGCAGGTGCTCGACAATGTCAGGACCGTCATCGAGATCTCAGAACCGCCGGCCGGGGTCGCGGTCACGGTCTCAGGAACTCCGGCGTTCTCGCAGGAGATGGGGCAGGAGATGGGACAGTCGATGGGCATGCTCATCATGGCGGCGATGCTCCTGATGGTCCTTGCCGTGACGTTCCTCTTCTCCCATGTTCGCTACCGCCTCCTCCCGGTCTTTATCGTGGGGACCGGCCTGATCCTCACCTTCGGGTTCATGGGGCTCGCGGGGATCCCGATCAGCATGACGGTCATCGGCGCCTTCCCGGTGCTCATCGGGATCGGGATCGACTATGCGATCCAGTTCCATTCACGGTTCGACGAGGAGCGGCGGCAGGCATCCATCCCCGAAGCCGTGACGGCGACGGTTACCAGGGCGGGGCCGTCGGTGCTCGTCGCCATGGTGGCGACCTCGATCGGGTTCATCGCCATGTTCGTCTCCCCGGTCCCGATGGTCGCCGACTTCGGGGTCACCTGCACCATCGGCGTCGTCTCCTGTTATCTTGCGGCGCTGGTCGTCGTCCCGGTCTTCGGGACTCTCATGAAATACCGGCCGAAAGAGGGGACCGGGAAACTCGACGACGTGGAGGCCTGCGAACTCGATTGGGAGGGGTGCGAGGAGGAACCGACGCATGCCGCGGGGTCGCGCGGTTCGCTCATCGAGCGTTACAACCATATCCTCGGGAAGAGCGCGTACTGGATCGCGAAAAATCCGGTCCCGGTCCTGCTGATCTTCGGGCTGGTCGCCTTCACCGGGTTATACCTTGACCAGGACGTCCCGATCAATGCCGACGAGGAGACCTTTGTCCCGCAGGACATGCCGGCCCTCCAGGACATGAAGAAGGTGACGCGGACGATGGGGTCGACGAACACGGTCCCGATCATCGTGACCGGCGACGATGTGCTCGGCATGGATACCATCGGCTGGATCGACGAGTTCGGGGCGTACGAGTTGCGGACCAACGACAAGGTCACCGGCGTCACGAGCATCGCCACCCTGATCAGGCAGTACAACAACGGCGTCCTCCCGACGACCGAGAGCGAGGTCAGGGTGGTGCTCGCCGGGATCCCGGAGGATATGAAGGCCCGGTACCTGAACGGCGGGATGGAGGCGGTGATGGAGTTCACCACCGTCGACATGGAACTGGACGTGGCCAGGTCGATGATCAAGAACATGGAGAAGGACGTCGAGTGGATGGAGGCGCCGCCCGGAACGCACGCCAGGGTGACCGGCGGCACCGAGATGTTCGCCTCGCTGATGGACGACATCGCGACGTCGAAGACGATGATGGTCCTGGCGGGTTTCGTCTTCATCCTCGGGTTCCTCCTCCTGGTGTACCGGAAGGCGAACGCCGTCACGCCTCTCATCCCGATCGTCATGATCGTCGGGTGGAACGGGGCGATCATGTACTTCCTCGGCCTCGACTACACCCCGATGACCGCCACCCTCGGGTCCATGACCATCGGGGTGGCCTCGGAGTACACGATCCTGATCATGGAACGGTGCGAGGAGGAACTTGCCAGGGGTCTCGACATCTACGAGGCGATCCAGATGAGCGTGCAGAAGATCGGGACCGCGGTCACGGTCTCGGGGATGACGACGGTCTTCGGGTTCTCGGCGCTGACGCTCTCGGCCTTCAACATCATCTCGAACTTCGGGACCGTGACGGTGATCACCGTTGGGTTCTCGCTGGTGGGAGCGATCCTGGTCATGCCGGCGGTCCTCTCCCTGATGTACCGCTTCACCCACCGCGGGGACGGAGCGGAGAATCAGGCGGCAGCGACGGCGTAGAGGGGATCGGTCCCTCCGGTTTTCATCATTTTTTCGCTGCAACTCGAAGAAATTTGTTTTTTGGCTCTGGAGAATTCGGCATGAACCCCCGGCTCAAGCATACGGGATGAAAATTCTCTTTAGTCTCGAGGGCGTGTGGATCCATGCTCCTTCGTCGGATCATGACCCTCCCTCGGGCCACCACCTCCTTGCCGGCCCCGCCCCATCTCCTCGCGAGACAGCAGGAACGATCGTGCGATAAGGGGCGGCACGGTCTGATCAGCATACCATCCCGGTATCATGACCCCGAGGATAGATCCGGGACGGGAGAGGGCCGATCATTTTTCAGCGGGATCACACTCCCTTGCCGCCCGTCGGCTATCTTCTCGCGAGACAACAGAAAAGATTCGACGATGATGGGGACGGCACATTCTGATCGGCACGCCGTCCCGCTTTCATGACCCCGAAGATAGAACCGGGCCGGGAAAGGGGCGATCATTCTTCACCAGGAACACGCGTGATGCCGTCCCCCGCCCTATCTTCTCGCGAAATACCAGAACAGATCGATGATGATGATGGGACGGCATGGTCTGATCAGTATGCCGTCCTGGTATCATGACCCCGAGGATAGAACCGGGACGGGAGAGGGCCGATCGTTTTTCAGCGGCATCACACTCCCTTGCCACCCGTCGGCTATCTTCTCGCGAGACGGCAGGAACGATCGTGCGGTAGAGGGCGGCACGGTCTGATCATCACACTCGCCCTGTCGCCCCGACCCCGAAGATCAAAGTGCGATGGCCACACCGCAGATCCCCGCTCATCGACTTGCGGCAAAACACCAGAGACGAACGCAGGCCACCGTCGTCCTCCGCCCAATTCTCATGGGAGATGGCAGGAAAGATCGTACGATAGGGAGCAGCGCGTCGGATCATCACGCCTTCCCCCTCATGAACAGGGGTATCGATGGCACGGGGGAGACAGACCGATCAGAAGGGCCATCCCACGAAATGAACGAAGAATGCGAACCTGCTCTCTTGTACCCGGGGAAAAGCCCTCGAGCAGGCGGCACCACGCTCTTCACGATATTATCTGGCAACTATGAGTGGAGAGCCCGCATGATCTGCAGAGCCGATCGGTTGTCTTCTCAGACCCCCTTTCTGAAACCCCCACCGAGAAGAAAAACGCTCCCGCTCACCGAAGAAGATCACTCGAAAACAAGAGGGCCGGGGCCGAGATTCGAACCCGGGTCGGGGGATCCACAGTCCCCTAGGATGACCAACTACCCCACCCCGGCAAAAGGCTTCTACTATGTTACATGCCACCACAGATTAACCTATCGGCACCGGAGGGCCGCAGAACGCCGGTCTGCCCGCATCCGGCCATCATACCGGAACAGGCGCGGGGGAGGAGAGCATTAATACGGGGAGGCGCCTTAATATAGTCAAAAACCTACCTCCCGGGAGAGGCAGGAATTTTGCGAGCGTGTGAGACGGCACCGGTTCTTCGGAGGGCAAAAAATATTCGGGTTGCCGTCCACCGACCCGCCAGAGCGAGGCGTTGCAGATCAGTGCATGAAAGGGGGCGTGGAACCAATGGGCAAAAAGAAAAAAAAGGAATCACAGAAGAGCGAAGGACCCGCGATCAGGACGCCGATCGTCTGCGTCCTCGGGCACGTCGACCACGGCAAGACCTCACTCCTCGACTGGATCCGGGGATCCTCGGTGACCGCCGGCGAGGCCGGGGCGATCACCCAGCACATCGGGGCGACGGTCGTCCCTCTTGATGCCATCCAGAAGATGAGCGGTGCGTTTGAAAAACTGAAGGTCAACGTCCCCGGCCTCCTCTTCATCGACACCCCCGGCCACCACGCCTTCACGACGCTCCGCGCACGGGGCGGCGCCCTCGCCGACATGGCCATCCTGGTCGTGGACATCAACGAAGGCTTCCAGCCGCAGACCATCGAGGCCCTCGAGATTCTCAGGACATACCGCACCCCCTTCGTCGTGGCCGCCACCAAGGTCGACCGTATCCACGGATGGCGGGTCAACAAAAACGCACCCTTCAGAAAGACCTTCGAGACCCAGGGCGACCGCGTGAAGATGGACCTGGAGAACAAGACCTATGAACTGATCGGCACCCTCTCCGAGAAGGGCTTCAACTGCGAACGCTTCGACCGGGTCTCGGACTTCGCCAAGAACATCGCCATCGTCCCGGTCTCAGGGGTCACCGGCGAGGGCGTGCCCGACCTGCTCCTCATGCTCGTCGGCCTTGCCCAGCGCTACATGACCGAGGCGCTCGAAGTCTCGGTCGACGGCCCGGGTACGGGGACGGTCCTCGAAGTGAAAGAGGAGCGCGGCCTCGGGATGACCCTTGACGTCATCCTCTACGACGGCACCCTCTCGGTCGGCGATGAGGTGGCCGTCGCCACCACGGACGGCGTGGTCAACACCAAGATCCGTTCTCTTCTCAAGCCGCGGCCGATGTCTGAGATCCTGGTCGAGGAAAAATTCGAGCGCGTCAAATCGGTCACCGCCGCATCAGGGATCAAGGTCTCGGCACCCAGACTCGAGAACGTCGTCGCGGGATCGCCGCTGCGGGCCATCCCGGCCTCCGAGGATATCGACGCCATCAACGAGGAGGTCCGCCGCGAGGTCGAGGAGATCCACGTCGACCTCTCAGACGAAGGGATCTTCATCAAGGCCGACACCATCGGAGCCCTCGAAGCCCTGGCCAAAGAACTGCAGGGGCACGGGATCAAGATCCTGAAGGCCGAGGTCGGGCCGGTGAGCCGCCACGA
Encoded proteins:
- a CDS encoding aldehyde dehydrogenase family protein; translation: MKEPRPFLVGGERRRSEKILDVRFPYDDSLVGTVCLAGPTDLEDAVRAAQHGFGRTRRLPTHERIRVLKRFAALIDDRKEEIAGTITQEAGKTAALARAEVERAVETVLLSAEEAGRIYGEVIPLDLTPATGGRTGYLRRVPLGTVLAITPFNFPFNLACHKIGPAVAAGNAVILKPSSKTPLSGLVLGDLLVEAGYPEEAVSVLPCTPDLAEWLVRDGRIAYLSFTGSPAVGWHLREIAGRKRVGLELGGNAAVIVDEDADLTYAAERIVQGGFSGAGQVCISVQRVFLHRAVYRECLEMVLERTGALRAGDPRDPAVDVGPMISEEAAAAAEEKVKEAVFDGATVLAGGGRDGTLFAPTILADTLQTMRVNATEMFAPVITVTPFDDFEAALAMVNDSPFGLQAGVFTNRLDRAFHAFDECEVGGLIVNDIPTFRADAMPYGGVKASGMGREGPRYVIEEMTEPRLMVLNRRG
- a CDS encoding serine/threonine-protein kinase encodes the protein MRSMYGGAWRRWRTVIVLLFLFMVLVVPAQAVPDHAAKDKTDRGQGQDTPPGLAHAPGQQKAVPEPDDPAPDPTPEPTPEPTPEPTTEIPTPAPTPAPTTAPTTAPTTDVPTPDPTTPAPATAAPTPDPVPPETSERPSSTPAPEETPSPLSGLAAAALVVSAGALGGLVYTRRRGNPPPPADEDVTVVVPPHADAEWTQSGFPPALTEKYAEVAPAGSGGTAQVFRAVRRADDLTVAVKVPLRQDEATGRCFLREISIWQDLVHPNIVEVYAVNVLPVPYVETEYLGRTLKDLKTPLGPAESVGIVGGIAAGLAYAHGRGVVHRDLKPGNILLADDGTPKIADWGLGKVLGEGDETVAPGYSLHYAAPEQLSPARFGRPDERTDLYQLGVVFYELLTGTLPFDDDGPGAYSAAVLSVRPRPPSAVDPALAPFDPIVLRCLEKEPAGRFGSAEEFLDALGAVEC
- a CDS encoding FHA domain-containing protein, whose amino-acid sequence is MTESDRTLLSGADPDFLEELSDYLDVLGNPVRLRILQLVAGGSKDARSISRAVGTSYENTRKHLDRLLLAGLVTKEAGLSGETATGVHPVWKYTLVPGGLERVVQNLALFGNLGIAADAHGVSLRLREMRDQVSSTFFGGTPLLLVVGGPDDGTVFPLEGRRYAVGREDAGGAAAGSEAIALSPAYTAVTRVSRPHCRLAMAGGAWQVEDCGSTGGTQVNAVPLRRHEHRLLEDGDIIDLARGPQGARLLFTLPPSGLTDDRLA
- a CDS encoding TrmB family transcriptional regulator is translated as MADEIVPLLRNLGLNEYEAKIYAALVGLRKATARDIHEVSAVPRGRIYEILHDLVRRGFIGVIEGTPTSFYLLDPDQVIDRLKEDSIRSLEETREAIHAVSFPQHRSPEPVILLKSEWAIENHLNSLFRKTKDRMTILCHTPVFLQQHLRALRALDRRIDLAIIVRDARAYAGIDLPIYAASGIVAGLLDDQHMITDGVSMECVIFVDEKDFIHIGGTGSERIGVFGSNIPLARYVQRSLAGWLEEEKSTCNMG
- a CDS encoding efflux RND transporter permease subunit is translated as MKRLYALLAGAINTRPYVVLGIAAAIFMFALFGLSMVGMETGDDTYIDKTTPRGATLAHYVDTYGSDAIMLIFESDDVTDPEVLAYIDSLEDDIRNEQYVDQVSGIPDLMKQANGGGMPVSKGEVNAVLAQAPPGTLDRYLPSRLMTIVGITIQPGVASSVQEQVLDNVRTVIEISEPPAGVAVTVSGTPAFSQEMGQEMGQSMGMLIMAAMLLMVLAVTFLFSHVRYRLLPVFIVGTGLILTFGFMGLAGIPISMTVIGAFPVLIGIGIDYAIQFHSRFDEERRQASIPEAVTATVTRAGPSVLVAMVATSIGFIAMFVSPVPMVADFGVTCTIGVVSCYLAALVVVPVFGTLMKYRPKEGTGKLDDVEACELDWEGCEEEPTHAAGSRGSLIERYNHILGKSAYWIAKNPVPVLLIFGLVAFTGLYLDQDVPINADEETFVPQDMPALQDMKKVTRTMGSTNTVPIIVTGDDVLGMDTIGWIDEFGAYELRTNDKVTGVTSIATLIRQYNNGVLPTTESEVRVVLAGIPEDMKARYLNGGMEAVMEFTTVDMELDVARSMIKNMEKDVEWMEAPPGTHARVTGGTEMFASLMDDIATSKTMMVLAGFVFILGFLLLVYRKANAVTPLIPIVMIVGWNGAIMYFLGLDYTPMTATLGSMTIGVASEYTILIMERCEEELARGLDIYEAIQMSVQKIGTAVTVSGMTTVFGFSALTLSAFNIISNFGTVTVITVGFSLVGAILVMPAVLSLMYRFTHRGDGAENQAAATA
- the infB gene encoding translation initiation factor IF-2 translates to MGKKKKKESQKSEGPAIRTPIVCVLGHVDHGKTSLLDWIRGSSVTAGEAGAITQHIGATVVPLDAIQKMSGAFEKLKVNVPGLLFIDTPGHHAFTTLRARGGALADMAILVVDINEGFQPQTIEALEILRTYRTPFVVAATKVDRIHGWRVNKNAPFRKTFETQGDRVKMDLENKTYELIGTLSEKGFNCERFDRVSDFAKNIAIVPVSGVTGEGVPDLLLMLVGLAQRYMTEALEVSVDGPGTGTVLEVKEERGLGMTLDVILYDGTLSVGDEVAVATTDGVVNTKIRSLLKPRPMSEILVEEKFERVKSVTAASGIKVSAPRLENVVAGSPLRAIPASEDIDAINEEVRREVEEIHVDLSDEGIFIKADTIGALEALAKELQGHGIKILKAEVGPVSRHDLIEVETIKEPLNAVLLAFNTPLLPDAIEILKQPTCKVSVFVGDVIYQLIDEYTEWVEEQKRKIEAARFERIILPAKVTILEGCVFRQSNPAVVGVRVLGGKLRSGVRLMRRDSKAVGTVKTIQVAQENVPEADAGAEVAVAIEGATVGRQINEKDDLYAYIPENHVKVLETQMISTLNPGMREVLEEYTTIRRKDNPFWGK